A stretch of Prunus dulcis chromosome 6, ALMONDv2, whole genome shotgun sequence DNA encodes these proteins:
- the LOC117631008 gene encoding ran-binding protein 1 homolog c-like produces the protein MSSADAEHREDEEAPLAGDDEDTGAQVAPIVRLEEVAVTTGEEDEDAILDLKAKLYRFDKDGNQWKERGAGTVKLLKHNKTGKVRLVMRQSKTLKICANHLVLPKMTVQEHAGNEKSSVWHATDFADGELKEELFCIRFASIENNRLFMEKFQEIAESLSTEEENEDATEAAGLLKNLSVEERKTKEKAEEEAPAATKSGTVKEDAPAEEKVEEKAEGKVPAADEEEKKDT, from the exons ATGTCGAGCGCCGATGCCGAGCACAGAGAAGACGAGGAGGCCCCACTAGCCGGCGACGACGAGGACACCGGAGCTCAGGTCGCTCCGATCGTCAGGCTCGAGGAGGTCGCCGTCACCACCGGTGAGGAAGACGAAGACGCCATCCTCGATCT GAAAGCGAAGCTATACCGATTTGATAAAGACGGTAACCAATGGAAAGAGCGAGGTGCTGGTACTGTCAAGCTTCTTAAGCACAATAAGACTGGCAAGGTCCGCCTTGTTATGCGACAGTCCAAAACCCTAAAGATCTGCGCCAATCACCTCG TTCTACCGAAGATGACAGTTCAGGAGCATGCCGGTAATGAGAAGTCATCTGTTTGGCACGCAACTGATTTTGCTGATGGGGAATTGAAGGAGGAGCTTTTCTGCATTAGATTCGCTTCAATTGAGA ATAACAGATTGTTCATGGAAAAGTTTCAAGAAATTGCTGAATCCTTAAgtacagaagaagaaaatgaagatgcTACAGAGGCTGCTGGGCTTCTCAAGAATTTGAGTGTTGAAGAGAGAAAGACCAAGGAGAAAGCTGAGGAAGAGGCACCTGCTGCCACTAAGAGTGGTACCGTAAAAGAAGATGCACCTGCTGAGGAGAAAGTAGAGGAGAAAGCAGAGGGGAAGGTACCAGCTGCAgatgaggaggagaagaaagacACATGA